CTTTTGCGGGAACTATACAGGtgaactttcttttttcttttgatctTGAGCACGAAGTTTGGGATTTTAGGTGTACCTGTTCGtttttttgttgttgattgtaatGATAGTGGAACTGAGTATTTTGTCTTCTCTGTTCTTTTTGTTCACTATGTCGGGAAATTGCATTTCTAATTTGTTTCATATATAAAAACCATGTTTTCCAATGTTTTCCTGAGtattttattttcagtttatTGTTTTCCgtagaatttcatttctttttcatagTACTACTGGTTCTGGTAGTGTTATGTCTGTTTGTGGTATTTCTCTGAGTATATAATTTCAAGTGGAGCTGTATTGGGATCGCATTTGCCTATTATTCTAATTTTGGTTATTGTTTTCAGTTTACTCCATGGCGTTGTGAGTGTCTTCCCAGCAGAGTTTCGCTTAGAGTTACGGCTGGTGCAGCTGGTCAGTTTTTGCTAAGTGGTGTTATGGTTTTAAATTAACATTTTTGGTATTCaatctttgaatttttattttcctGAAATATTGTGCTTTCTATAGATTTTTCAAAGAGGAGACAAAGAAGATTGTCTACCCGAAGCTCTAAAAGTTCGAAGGGTTTTGGCCGGAAAACAAAATTAGGAACAGGCAACCAGAAGAGGGATCTAAAGGATAATGGTGAGAATGAGGATTCAAACATTCCGACATTGAGTGAGTCTGAAGAGTCTAACCAGACAGAAATGGAATCAACAGTTGCTGTTGATGAAGAATCAACCATTGCACTTTATCAAAAGAATAAGGTAAATGAAAGTGAAAAGGAAGAGTTAAAAGAGGATGTACCATCAAAGACCAAAAGCTACCTGAATGCAGAAAACGGAAGTGCAAGGAAGGTTGTTGAAGATGTTCTGGGGTTACagaagaaagaattaaatttggaAAATGATACTGTGAGTACATCAAGAGATGCTGCAGCCTATGAAGGAAAGCATTTCACTGATTACGCTATTACTGAAGAGAAGCATTTGGCTGGTACAGAAACTGATGGAACTGTTACCGGAAAGGATGAGAAAACAATTGAAGATGCTTCGGCAAAATTGAAGTTGGAGATGGAAGAAAAATTGCGTAAACAGGAAATTGAGCGCCTTGCTGAGGGCAACTTCTTGAAGGGGAACAAAATTTTTGTTTATCCTCAGACAGTAAGACCAGATGAAGACATAGAAGTGTTCTTTAATAGGAGTTTCTCCACTTTAAATGATGAGAAAGATATTCTAATCATGGGAGCCTTCAATGATTGGCGATGGAGATCATTCACTATGAGGTTGAATAAGACTTATTTCAAAGGGGATTGGTGGTCTTGCCAGATTCATGTTCCAAAGGAAGCTTACAAGATGGATTTTGTGTTCTTTAATGGGCAGAATATCTATGACAATAACGACAAACAGGATTTTTGCATAATTGTGGAGGGTGGAATGGATGTGTTTGCATTTGAAGATTTCTTGCTTGAAGAGAAAAGAAGGGAACTAGAGAAACTTGCAAAAGAGCAGGCAGAAAAGGAAAGGCAAGAAGAAGAGCAAAGAAGAATAGAAGCGGAGAAGGCTGCAAGCGAAGCAGATAGAGCACAAGCAAAGGTGGAGACTGGAAAGAGGCGAGAAATATTGGAACAATTGATGAAACAGGCTCCGAGATCAGTTGATAACATTTGGTTCATAGAACCTAACGAATTCAAAGGGGCAGACAAGGTCAAGTTATATTATAACAAAACTTCAGGCCCTCTTGCTCATGCCAATGAGCTTTGGATTCATGGAGGACATAATAATTGGTGCAATGGATTAACAATTGTTGAAAAGTTTCTCAGGTCAGGTAGAGAGGGTGGGGATTGGTGGTATGCAGAAGGTAtgtttcacaatttattttttgttcaatttgtAGTTGTTACTTTTTGTGATATTAAAGGTGATATCCAATGAGTCCAAAATTTAGAATCTGCCAAAATTTTGATCTCAACATTTTCTATATTCTTTATTCTAGACACTTTTCCcagtaattgtaaaaaaatgtttatcTAGACTTTTATGAATAAAGTGGCCGTGAGCATGCTCTTTATTACACGGGAGTTTTTGTTCGCATTAAATCAGATAATGTTTGCTCTTCTATTTTGGGTTTCTTTAATGTCTTTGATTTCGTTGGCTAGAGAACCATTTTGTTCCTTTTGAAATGTATTTGTTTTTTTGGTTACTCATTAGATTTGCTGCATATAGTTTATTGCGATCATACTTTATAATTAGAGGGTCATTTCTGTGGTGGTGTTTATCTTATGATCAAGATGGGGTTTTTTTTGCAGTTGTTGTACCTGGTCGTGCCCTTGTGTTAGACTGGGTATTTGCTGATGGACCACCTAAGGTTGCCACTATATATGATAACAACAATTATCAAGACTTCCATGCTGTTGTCCCGAAAAGCATTCCTGAAGAGATGTATTGGGTTGAGGAAGAACACCAGATATTTAGGAAGCTTCAAGCAGAGAGGAAACTAAGAGAGGAGGCCATTCGCGCCAAGGTTAGTTTCCATGAAACTATCTTCTGAATAATTACTGTCAACTTCAGCAGTGTAGTGCACAGTGAAGATTCAAATATCATTCTATTAAAGATGTAAATTTCATGGCAAGTTGCAGAAAGGTTAGGTTAGTCAAATTTGAAAACATTGCAGTGAAAGTAAGGTTTTTGTTCACTGACTATGATGGCAGAGACAGAGATCTGATTGCTTGGGTTGTTTACTGCTGGCTTCTTTTTTATGCTTTCTTTGTTTCTCTTATGACTAGAATGCTAATTTTGAACCATTCTCAGAATGCAAAGATTGCTGCTGGAAATGCATTTTCTGCATGTTCATTGACTGATATTAGTTTTGTTGTGTTCTAGATTTCAAgtataaataaaagataaaaggtttatttattcatttatcttGGTTGTATTTActgatttaattttcttttcttctcttgtCATAGGCGGAAAAAACAGCACGTATGAAGGCTGAAATGAAGGAAAGAACATTGAAGAGATTTCTGCTTTCCCAAAAACATATAGTTTATACCGAGCCTCTTGATATTCATGCAGGAAGCACTGTTACAGTTTTTTACAATCCTGCTAACACAGTTCTTAATGGAAAACATGAAATATGGTTCAGATGTTCATTTAACTGTTGGACTCACCGTATGGGTCCTTTACCACCTCAGAGAATGTTGCCTGCAGATAATGGTTCGCATGTAAAAGCCACTGGTAATTTAAGTTAACTTTCAGTTATGGCTTTCTCTATTTAACCTGGAGACTAAAGTTTTTCTTTATCTTCACCACTGCACCTTGTTCTTGTCACAAGTGAAGTTAATGGTTTGTGTATGACTTCTAGTCATGACACTTCGTCCgtaaaaaaagaatataaatgtAAATTACATATCCAAATATCACATAAATAAGaacttattttaaattcaatgtATACCCAAGTTTTAGGCATATATGACTTTGTCTAATCCCTTTTGGTGACATAAggcattctttttattttttgcttttacTGTATTAAGTCTTTGTATTACTGTTACATTCTTGATTTGCCTGCACTTTGGGGGTTTCTATTTTTTGAAGTTAAGACTTACTTTATGTGTCTTTTCAGTCAAGGTTCCATTGGATGCATATATGATGGACTTTGTATTCTCTGAGCGGGAAGATGGTGGAATGTTTGACAACAAAGGCGGTATGGATTACCATATACCTGTTTTTGGAGGAATTGTGAAAGAGCCACCTATGCACATTGTGCATATTGCTGTTGAGATGGCCCCAATTGCAAAGGTAAATTTTGGACATTAAGGATGTTGACACTCTTAGAAACTTTTTCGATGCACTGATTTATCAAGGTTTTTctagatattttatttttggtttacaAATCCATTCAAATTCTTTCTCATAATGAAGAGAAAATTCTTTACGATGACATACCCAAGTGAAAAGTGTTCTGGAAATGAGACAATTAGCGGGAGAGGATGCTGCACCTCTTATACAAACGGGACACTGCAGATATCTGGGCTATTGACCTATTATAAGTCATATAACTGAATTTCATAGAGTTTTTCAATAAATGATTTTGGTGGAGTATTAATCTTCATTTTGTGGTCATATCTGTAGTAAAAGTCTCAGTTGCTTCCTTTTATAACATTGTAGGTTGGAGGCCTTGGCGATGTTGTTACGGGTCTCTCTCGTGCTGTTCAAGATTTAAACCACAATGTGAACATCATTCTTCCAAAGTATGACTGCTTGAACCTTAGCCATGTAAGCTTCATTTCTGTTGCTTTAGCAAGATTCCCCGCCTCAAATGATGGACATTTGTGGTTTTAATTCTTGCTTACTTGGCATTTTACTTGTAAGCTTGCATGTTGTGTTAGCAATTGCGCATCAGCTGGCTGACATTCATTTTTTCTTTAATAAGATATTTGTGGCATGCACCTTTCCTATtggattttcttgaaaacaaaagTTCTAAACATGGCTTACCTACCATCCTCCCTTTATGCACCCTTGTCCTTATTTGGGCATTCATGATTAAAAAATTTGTGCATGCTACTTAAAAATGTTTTGTAATCATATAGACTGCTTCTCACTGTTATTCGTATCttaattatcaaaaacagaaaaataaaatcattcatcacCTTTCATTTTTATCAAACTTTGTCTTTTAATAATTTCAGATCTTTCAATGGATGTTTTATGATACAGGTGAAGGACCTACATTACCAAAAAAGCTATTCTTGGGGTGGCACTGAAATTaaagtttggtttggtaaagtgGAAGGCCTTTCAGTTTATTTTCTGGAGCCACAAAATGGGTAATTTTGATAATCTATATGCACATT
The genomic region above belongs to Gossypium hirsutum isolate 1008001.06 chromosome D05, Gossypium_hirsutum_v2.1, whole genome shotgun sequence and contains:
- the LOC107905928 gene encoding starch synthase 3, chloroplastic/amyloplastic, encoding MDVSLQLQRPLRFKEVLNHRTDCFKIRSFLGSLSFAGTIQFTPWRCECLPSRVSLRVTAGAADFSKRRQRRLSTRSSKSSKGFGRKTKLGTGNQKRDLKDNGENEDSNIPTLSESEESNQTEMESTVAVDEESTIALYQKNKVNESEKEELKEDVPSKTKSYLNAENGSARKVVEDVLGLQKKELNLENDTVSTSRDAAAYEGKHFTDYAITEEKHLAGTETDGTVTGKDEKTIEDASAKLKLEMEEKLRKQEIERLAEGNFLKGNKIFVYPQTVRPDEDIEVFFNRSFSTLNDEKDILIMGAFNDWRWRSFTMRLNKTYFKGDWWSCQIHVPKEAYKMDFVFFNGQNIYDNNDKQDFCIIVEGGMDVFAFEDFLLEEKRRELEKLAKEQAEKERQEEEQRRIEAEKAASEADRAQAKVETGKRREILEQLMKQAPRSVDNIWFIEPNEFKGADKVKLYYNKTSGPLAHANELWIHGGHNNWCNGLTIVEKFLRSGREGGDWWYAEVVVPGRALVLDWVFADGPPKVATIYDNNNYQDFHAVVPKSIPEEMYWVEEEHQIFRKLQAERKLREEAIRAKAEKTARMKAEMKERTLKRFLLSQKHIVYTEPLDIHAGSTVTVFYNPANTVLNGKHEIWFRCSFNCWTHRMGPLPPQRMLPADNGSHVKATVKVPLDAYMMDFVFSEREDGGMFDNKGGMDYHIPVFGGIVKEPPMHIVHIAVEMAPIAKVGGLGDVVTGLSRAVQDLNHNVNIILPKYDCLNLSHVKDLHYQKSYSWGGTEIKVWFGKVEGLSVYFLEPQNGFVWTGCVYGCKNDAERFGFFCHAALEFLHQGGLQPDIIHCHDWSSAPVAWLFKDHYMHYGLSKTRVVFTIHNLEFGAHFIGKAMAYADKATTVSHTYSKEVAGNPAVAPHLHKFHGILNGIDLDIWDPYNDKFIPVPYTSENVVEGKRAAKEALQQRLGLKKSDHPLVGIITRLTHQKGIHLIKHAIWNTLKRNGQVVLLGSAPDPRIQNDFVNLANQLHSSHSDQARLCLTYDEPLSHLIYAGAYFILVPSIFEPCGLTQLTAMRYGSIPVVRKTGGLYDTVFDVDDDKARAEAQGLEPNGFNFDGADGAGVDYALNRAISAWYDGRDWFNSLCKRVMEQDWSWNRPALDYMELYHAAKKY